A section of the Campylobacter porcelli genome encodes:
- the pseC gene encoding UDP-4-amino-4,6-dideoxy-N-acetyl-beta-L-altrosamine transaminase encodes MMVYSRQKIDDDDIQAVVETLKSDMLTCGNRVSEFESALCELTGAKFAVAMNSATSALHAGYIALGVSKNDEVITTPITFAATANAAIMCGANIKFADILPNGNIDPKSIKPLINDKTKVITAVDFGGYPADIDEIKNLTKNSQIKIIDDASHALGSSRDGKMVGNLADVSIFSFHAIKPITTFEGGALLTNDENIATSARLTRSHGIIKKQAWNMDIIKLGYNYRLSDVACALGFSQIKKLDKFINRRYEIAKIYDDAFKGSKYLKTIEIPSNIRSARHLYPVLLNSNLWCVKEDIYNELHARGIGVQVHYKPTYQFSFYKNLYGEIRLNGAEDFYRAELSLPCHQMMSDEDARLVISNLNEIMEKYRSRCAI; translated from the coding sequence ATGATGGTTTATAGCAGACAAAAGATAGATGATGATGATATACAAGCTGTGGTAGAAACACTAAAGAGCGATATGCTTACTTGTGGTAATAGAGTGAGTGAATTTGAAAGTGCTTTGTGTGAGCTTACTGGGGCGAAATTTGCTGTGGCGATGAACTCAGCTACTTCAGCGCTCCATGCTGGTTATATCGCACTTGGTGTGAGTAAAAATGATGAAGTAATCACCACGCCAATTACCTTTGCGGCTACGGCAAATGCGGCTATAATGTGTGGAGCAAATATTAAATTCGCTGATATTTTACCAAATGGAAATATAGACCCAAAATCTATAAAACCTTTGATAAATGATAAAACAAAGGTTATTACCGCGGTTGATTTTGGTGGTTATCCAGCGGATATAGATGAGATTAAAAATTTGACTAAAAATAGCCAAATCAAAATCATTGATGATGCTAGCCACGCTCTAGGAAGTAGTCGTGATGGGAAGATGGTAGGGAATTTAGCCGATGTGAGTATATTTAGCTTTCATGCGATTAAGCCTATTACTACATTTGAAGGTGGGGCGCTGCTAACTAATGATGAAAATATCGCCACATCAGCTAGACTTACACGCTCACATGGCATTATCAAAAAACAGGCTTGGAATATGGATATAATAAAGCTAGGATACAACTACCGCTTAAGCGATGTAGCGTGTGCTTTGGGGTTTAGTCAGATTAAAAAACTTGATAAATTTATAAATAGGAGATATGAAATTGCTAAGATATATGATGATGCTTTTAAAGGCTCAAAATATCTAAAAACTATAGAGATACCAAGTAATATAAGAAGTGCTAGACATCTATATCCAGTACTTTTAAACTCAAATTTATGGTGCGTAAAAGAGGATATTTATAATGAGCTTCACGCTAGAGGAATTGGCGTACAAGTGCATTATAAACCAACTTATCAATTTAGCTTTTATAAGAATTTATATGGAGAGATTAGGCTTAATGGGGCTGAAGATTTCTATAGGGCTGAGCTTAGCTTGCCATGCCACCAGATGATGAGCGATGAAGATGCTAGATTGGTTATATCAAATTTAAATGAAATAATGGAAAAATATAGGTCTAGATGTGCGATTTAA
- a CDS encoding autotransporter outer membrane beta-barrel domain-containing protein, protein MYMLQGRWRCFIEAHFVGSTTAYYAGGPKIGTMQKYFDRIEYFKNNGTIGVEAGSVNAIIELAQEIFNTAIKELQSLEKNSIQNSLEALKLNTNINSIISLSKNALDARVISLLNPNNSSMALASAIKNLDGVEFASCDDEALACMIRDYTKRFETNNNLWANILGAKAYLKNSPDTKIYGFIFGYDYAFDSDIVGVFFSYAKAKSSGDNIVNSSDNYQLGIYSKSFFGNSELDSKIYYGISKSDYSKNVLNSIYTADYDTNFAGIELEYGYVFDTNNIFIKPLIGLNYNYIKTKDFNESGDINLHYNKTTNKNATAKLGVELRKYYDEYSYFYFKPALERDIYKSGTDSVANFVGNEYSIISQADEKKHTYINTTLGAEVSLNNSFSINANIGAKLRNNEKIYNGTLGVKYKF, encoded by the coding sequence ATGTATATGCTGCAAGGAAGATGGCGATGTTTTATAGAAGCACACTTTGTTGGTAGTACAACTGCGTATTATGCTGGTGGTCCAAAAATAGGCACAATGCAAAAATATTTTGATAGAATAGAATATTTTAAAAATAATGGCACGATTGGTGTAGAAGCGGGATCTGTAAACGCAATAATAGAACTCGCCCAAGAAATCTTCAACACCGCCATCAAAGAACTACAATCTTTAGAGAAAAACTCAATCCAAAACTCCCTTGAAGCATTAAAGCTAAATACAAATATAAACTCTATAATAAGCTTAAGTAAAAATGCTCTTGATGCTAGGGTTATATCTTTATTAAATCCAAATAATAGTAGTATGGCTCTAGCCTCAGCTATAAAAAACCTTGATGGGGTAGAGTTTGCCTCTTGTGATGATGAGGCTTTAGCTTGTATGATTAGAGACTATACAAAGAGATTTGAAACTAATAATAATCTATGGGCTAATATCTTAGGAGCTAAAGCATATTTAAAAAATAGCCCAGATACTAAGATATATGGTTTTATATTTGGATATGATTATGCATTTGATAGTGATATAGTTGGAGTATTCTTTAGCTATGCTAAAGCAAAAAGCAGTGGAGATAATATAGTAAATAGTAGTGATAACTACCAACTTGGTATCTACTCAAAAAGCTTCTTTGGAAATTCAGAACTAGATAGTAAAATCTACTATGGAATTAGTAAGAGTGATTATAGCAAGAATGTATTAAATAGTATCTACACAGCTGATTATGATACTAATTTTGCTGGGATTGAGCTAGAGTATGGATATGTATTTGATACTAATAATATATTTATAAAGCCACTTATTGGACTAAATTATAATTATATAAAAACAAAAGATTTTAATGAGAGTGGAGATATAAACTTACACTATAATAAAACAACTAATAAAAACGCCACTGCTAAATTAGGAGTTGAGCTTAGAAAATACTATGATGAGTATAGCTACTTCTATTTCAAACCAGCCCTTGAGAGAGATATATACAAAAGTGGCACAGATAGTGTAGCAAATTTCGTAGGAAATGAGTATAGTATAATAAGTCAAGCTGATGAGAAAAAACACACCTATATAAACACAACCTTAGGTGCTGAAGTATCTCTAAATAACTCATTTAGCATAAATGCCAACATAGGAGCAAAACTAAGAAATAATGAGAAAATCTATAATGGAACACTAGGGGTTAAGTATAAGTTTTAA
- a CDS encoding acetyl-CoA carboxylase biotin carboxylase subunit produces MREIKRILIANRGEIALRALRTIQEMGKEAVVVHSTADKDALYVKYADASICIGGARSSESYLHIPAIITACEISEADAIFPGYGFLSENQNFVEICDKHNIKFIGPSVEAMALMSDKSKAKQVMMRAGIPVVPGSDGAIKDIETAKKLAAQIGYPVIIKAAAGGGGRGMRVVEKEEDLEKNFWSAESEAMSAFGDGTMYMEKYISNPRHIEVQVLGDEYGNVVHVGERDCSMQRRHQKLIEESPAIILDEKTRDELHQTAVKAAKAIGYAGAGTFEFLYDQKDNKFYFIEMNTRLQVEHCVSEMCSGLDLIEWMIRIAQGEKLLDQKDIKLSGHAIECRITAEDPKSFTPNPGKITKYVAPGGRNVRMDSHIYEGYSVPPYYDSMIGKLIVYDANRDKAIAKMKVALDELIIQGIKTTKDFHIGMMNNDDFVNNLYDTNYLSKH; encoded by the coding sequence ATGAGAGAGATTAAGCGAATCTTAATAGCAAATCGTGGAGAGATAGCTCTTAGAGCACTTCGAACTATACAAGAGATGGGTAAAGAGGCAGTTGTGGTGCATTCTACAGCTGATAAGGACGCCCTTTATGTCAAATACGCTGATGCTAGTATCTGTATAGGTGGGGCTAGAAGTAGCGAGAGCTATTTACACATTCCAGCTATTATCACAGCGTGTGAGATTAGCGAGGCTGATGCGATATTTCCAGGGTATGGATTTTTAAGCGAAAATCAAAATTTCGTAGAAATTTGTGATAAGCACAATATCAAATTTATCGGCCCAAGCGTGGAAGCTATGGCTTTAATGAGTGATAAGAGCAAAGCTAAGCAAGTTATGATGAGAGCTGGAATTCCAGTTGTTCCAGGTAGTGATGGTGCGATAAAAGATATAGAAACAGCTAAGAAATTAGCCGCTCAAATCGGCTATCCAGTTATCATAAAAGCAGCCGCAGGTGGTGGCGGTCGCGGTATGAGAGTGGTAGAAAAAGAAGAGGATTTAGAAAAAAACTTTTGGTCAGCTGAAAGTGAGGCTATGAGTGCTTTTGGTGATGGCACAATGTATATGGAAAAATATATCTCAAATCCTCGCCATATAGAGGTTCAAGTTCTAGGCGATGAGTATGGTAATGTAGTCCATGTAGGCGAAAGGGATTGCTCAATGCAACGCCGCCACCAAAAATTAATAGAAGAGAGCCCAGCTATAATTTTAGATGAAAAAACTAGAGATGAATTACACCAAACAGCAGTAAAAGCGGCTAAGGCTATCGGATATGCTGGTGCTGGGACATTTGAATTTTTATATGATCAAAAGGATAATAAATTCTATTTTATTGAGATGAATACAAGACTTCAAGTCGAGCATTGCGTAAGCGAGATGTGTAGTGGGCTAGACCTTATAGAGTGGATGATCCGCATAGCCCAAGGCGAGAAGCTCTTAGACCAAAAGGATATTAAGCTAAGCGGTCATGCTATAGAGTGTAGGATAACTGCTGAAGATCCAAAGAGTTTTACTCCAAATCCTGGTAAAATCACAAAATATGTAGCCCCTGGCGGTAGAAATGTCAGAATGGATAGCCATATTTATGAAGGGTATAGCGTCCCACCATATTATGATAGTATGATAGGTAAGCTAATAGTTTATGATGCTAATAGAGATAAAGCTATTGCTAAGATGAAGGTTGCTTTAGATGAGTTAATTATCCAAGGTATTAAAACAACTAAAGATTTTCATATAGGTATGATGAATAATGATGACTTCGTAAATAACTTGTATGATACTAACTATCTATCAAAGCATTAA
- the accB gene encoding acetyl-CoA carboxylase biotin carboxyl carrier protein — MTKDEIKELMSFFDETSINKIKIKNGDFAIELEKYEPCEQVAPAPVCPPIPAPAPINVVVNEKTVTTSATDTLNAPMVGTFYIAPSPGAPSFVKVGQTVRKGDIIGIIEAMKIMNEIEAEFDCRIIKALIADGQPVEFGMALFEVEKL; from the coding sequence ATGACAAAAGATGAAATTAAAGAGCTTATGAGCTTTTTTGATGAGACAAGCATTAATAAAATCAAAATTAAAAATGGCGATTTTGCAATTGAATTAGAAAAATATGAACCTTGCGAACAAGTAGCTCCAGCTCCAGTTTGTCCTCCAATCCCAGCACCAGCACCAATTAATGTGGTAGTAAATGAAAAAACAGTAACCACATCAGCCACAGATACCCTAAATGCACCGATGGTAGGCACATTTTATATAGCTCCAAGCCCAGGTGCGCCAAGCTTTGTAAAAGTAGGTCAAACAGTTAGAAAAGGTGATATTATCGGCATTATAGAAGCTATGAAAATTATGAATGAGATTGAAGCGGAGTTTGATTGCAGGATTATAAAGGCTTTAATCGCAGATGGTCAGCCGGTGGAATTTGGTATGGCGCTATTTGAGGTTGAGAAACTATGA
- a CDS encoding 2-hydroxymuconate tautomerase family protein gives MPYINIRVTKENGEPTTEQKAKLIEGVTDLVSQILGRNKANTVVIIDEIDMENYGLGAKSIKSIRESK, from the coding sequence ATGCCATATATTAATATTAGGGTTACTAAAGAAAATGGCGAACCCACAACCGAGCAAAAAGCGAAGCTAATAGAGGGCGTAACGGATTTAGTAAGTCAAATTCTAGGTAGAAACAAAGCTAACACCGTAGTAATCATTGATGAGATAGATATGGAAAATTACGGCTTAGGGGCTAAAAGTATAAAATCTATAAGGGAGAGCAAATGA
- the dapB gene encoding 4-hydroxy-tetrahydrodipicolinate reductase produces the protein MIHIGLHGASGKMGSEIIANLKGLNNAKLSVAYTIEPMSVDDGVIVTDKYNVLFDNSDVVIDFSIASASINLINYARTNPKPLVIGTTGLGDEGMELIKLASSTMPILQATNMSLGIAVLNRLTQMASRVLSDFDIEIVEMHHRNKIDAPSGTALTLGEHAAKGRDLNLSNVRVSARDGITGARSKNEIAVMSLRGGDIVGRHTVGFYNDGEYIELNHTATSRATFAKGAIKAGIWLADKEPKLYTIYDALGI, from the coding sequence ATGATTCATATAGGTTTGCACGGAGCAAGTGGCAAAATGGGAAGCGAGATAATCGCAAATTTAAAAGGGCTTAATAACGCTAAATTATCAGTAGCATACACTATAGAGCCTATGAGCGTAGATGATGGCGTGATAGTTACTGATAAATATAATGTTTTATTTGATAATAGCGATGTGGTTATTGATTTTAGTATAGCAAGTGCTTCTATAAATTTGATAAATTACGCTAGGACAAATCCAAAGCCACTAGTGATTGGGACTACTGGATTGGGCGATGAGGGTATGGAGCTAATCAAACTTGCAAGCTCCACAATGCCAATACTTCAAGCTACAAATATGAGCCTAGGTATAGCGGTGCTAAATCGCCTAACACAGATGGCTAGTAGGGTGCTAAGTGATTTTGATATTGAGATTGTCGAGATGCACCATAGAAATAAAATAGACGCACCAAGTGGCACTGCCTTGACGCTTGGAGAGCACGCGGCAAAAGGTAGAGATCTAAATTTATCTAATGTAAGAGTAAGTGCTCGTGATGGGATAACAGGAGCTAGAAGTAAAAATGAAATAGCCGTAATGTCACTTCGTGGTGGTGATATAGTGGGTAGGCATACGGTTGGATTTTATAACGATGGTGAGTATATAGAGCTTAATCACACAGCTACAAGTAGGGCTACATTTGCTAAAGGTGCGATAAAAGCAGGAATTTGGCTAGCTGATAAAGAGCCAAAATTATATACAATATATGATGCTTTAGGGATATAA
- the purF gene encoding amidophosphoribosyltransferase produces MCAIVGVINSKDAAKTAYYGLFSMQHRGQEASGISSSYNQQIKTIKNRGLVTEVFNSDSFEILQGQMAIGHNRYSTAGSDSVLDAQPVSAKYSLGEISIVHNGNLINKYEVRERLIEDGAIFQSNMDTENILHLIAKSKKENLQDRIIEALGQIVGAYCLLILSRSKMFVVRDPYGVRPLSIGRLKDGGYIIASESCAFDLVGATFVRDVAPGEMIVFEEGKSSFKSIDLFEAKDPRICAFEYIYFARPDSVIDGKNVYEIRKKLGEILADKSTCKADFVVPVPDSGVPAALGYAARSKIPFEMAIVRNHYVGRTFIEPTQEMRNLKVKLKLNPMSSLLKGKSIVVIDDSIVRGTTSKKIVELLRNAGAREIHMKIAAPEIKHPCRYGIDTPSYEELISARMDAREVCKFIGADSLEFLSIDELTTGLGSERKYSLVSFDGDYFIS; encoded by the coding sequence ATGTGTGCGATAGTAGGGGTAATAAATTCAAAAGATGCGGCTAAAACGGCCTATTATGGGCTATTTTCTATGCAGCATAGAGGGCAAGAGGCAAGTGGGATTAGCTCTAGTTATAATCAACAGATTAAAACTATTAAAAATAGAGGCTTAGTAACTGAGGTTTTTAATAGCGATAGCTTTGAGATATTGCAAGGGCAGATGGCTATAGGGCATAATAGATATTCAACCGCTGGAAGTGATAGTGTGCTAGATGCTCAGCCGGTGAGTGCGAAATACTCTTTGGGTGAGATTAGTATCGTTCATAATGGAAATTTGATTAATAAATATGAAGTTAGGGAGCGATTAATCGAAGATGGTGCGATATTTCAATCCAATATGGATACAGAAAATATCTTACATTTAATAGCTAAAAGCAAAAAAGAGAATTTACAAGATCGCATTATAGAGGCTTTGGGGCAGATCGTTGGGGCGTATTGTTTGTTGATTTTGAGTCGCTCTAAGATGTTTGTGGTGCGTGATCCATACGGCGTTAGGCCTCTTAGTATAGGTAGATTAAAAGATGGTGGATATATCATAGCTAGTGAGAGCTGTGCTTTTGATCTGGTGGGGGCTACATTTGTGCGTGATGTAGCGCCTGGCGAGATGATTGTATTTGAAGAGGGCAAAAGCTCATTTAAAAGCATAGATCTATTTGAGGCTAAAGACCCTAGAATTTGCGCTTTTGAGTATATATATTTTGCTAGACCTGATAGTGTGATAGATGGTAAAAATGTATATGAGATTAGAAAAAAGCTTGGTGAAATTTTAGCTGATAAATCCACTTGTAAGGCTGATTTTGTCGTGCCGGTGCCAGACTCCGGTGTGCCTGCGGCTTTGGGGTATGCTGCTAGGAGTAAAATCCCATTTGAGATGGCGATTGTGAGAAATCACTATGTGGGCAGAACCTTTATAGAGCCAACCCAAGAGATGAGAAACCTTAAGGTTAAATTGAAATTAAATCCTATGAGTAGTCTCTTAAAAGGCAAAAGTATTGTAGTAATCGATGATAGCATAGTGCGTGGGACAACTAGCAAGAAGATTGTAGAGCTTTTACGCAATGCTGGAGCTAGGGAAATTCATATGAAAATCGCCGCTCCTGAGATCAAACATCCTTGTAGATATGGTATCGATACGCCAAGTTATGAAGAGTTAATCAGCGCTAGGATGGATGCTAGAGAGGTGTGTAAATTTATTGGTGCGGATAGCTTGGAGTTTTTAAGCATTGATGAGCTAACTACAGGGCTAGGAAGTGAGCGTAAGTATTCGCTTGTTAGCTTTGATGGGGATTATTTTATAAGTTAA
- the lepA gene encoding translation elongation factor 4 — translation MKNIRNFSIIAHIDHGKSTLADRIISQCGAVDERSMSSQVMDTMDIEKERGITIKAQSVRLSYTLDGEHYILNLIDTPGHVDFSYEVSRSLASCEGALLVVDASQGVEAQTIANVYIALENNLEIIPVINKIDLPAADPERVKNEIEHIIGLDCSNALEVSAKSGVGIKELIETIIRKIPPPKADLNLPLKALIYDSWFDNYLGALALVRVYDGSVKKGDEVYVMGTDKKHIVLDLMYPNPVLPIKTDELKAGEVGVVVLGLKDVASVSVGDTITLAKNRATEPIGGFEKAKPFVFAGLYPIDTDKFEDLRDALDKLKLNDSSISYEPETSAALGFGFRVGFLGLLHMEVVKERLEREFNLDLIATAPTVTYQVVCTDGTTLNIQNPSELPPTNKIEHIKEPYVKATIITPSEFLGNIITLLNSRRAIQTKMDYITTSRVLLEYDIPMNEIVMDFYDKLKSATKGYASFDYELGEYRVGNLVKLDIKVAGETVDALSIIVPEEKAMSKGRDFVKAMKEIVPRQLFEVAIQASIGSKIIARETVKSMGKNVTAKCYGGDITRKRKLLEKQKEGKKRMKAIGKVTLPSEAFLSVLKID, via the coding sequence ATGAAAAATATAAGAAATTTTAGCATTATAGCCCATATAGATCATGGTAAAAGCACTCTAGCTGATCGCATTATTAGCCAGTGTGGTGCTGTAGATGAGAGATCTATGAGCTCTCAAGTAATGGATACAATGGATATAGAAAAAGAGCGTGGAATTACCATAAAAGCACAATCTGTAAGGCTTAGCTATACCCTTGATGGCGAGCATTATATTTTAAATTTAATTGATACTCCAGGGCATGTGGATTTTAGCTATGAAGTTAGTAGAAGCTTAGCAAGTTGTGAAGGGGCACTTCTTGTAGTTGATGCTTCTCAAGGCGTTGAGGCTCAAACTATAGCAAATGTTTATATAGCTTTAGAAAATAATCTTGAAATTATTCCAGTTATAAATAAAATAGACCTCCCAGCAGCTGATCCTGAACGAGTAAAAAATGAGATAGAGCATATAATTGGGCTTGATTGCTCTAATGCTTTAGAGGTGAGTGCAAAAAGCGGAGTTGGGATAAAAGAGCTAATAGAAACTATAATTCGCAAAATTCCACCACCAAAGGCGGATTTGAATTTGCCATTAAAAGCGTTAATTTACGATAGTTGGTTTGATAATTATTTAGGTGCTTTGGCTCTTGTAAGGGTCTATGATGGAAGCGTTAAAAAGGGCGATGAAGTCTATGTGATGGGAACAGATAAAAAGCATATTGTTTTAGATCTGATGTATCCAAATCCAGTTTTACCTATTAAAACAGATGAGCTAAAAGCTGGAGAAGTAGGGGTAGTGGTCTTAGGTCTAAAAGATGTAGCAAGTGTAAGTGTGGGCGATACCATCACACTAGCTAAAAATAGAGCCACAGAGCCAATAGGTGGATTTGAGAAGGCTAAGCCGTTTGTATTTGCTGGATTATATCCTATAGATACAGATAAATTTGAAGATTTAAGGGATGCTTTAGATAAGCTTAAATTAAATGATAGCTCTATAAGTTATGAGCCTGAAACTTCAGCAGCTCTTGGCTTTGGCTTTAGAGTTGGATTTTTGGGCTTACTTCATATGGAGGTGGTAAAGGAGAGATTAGAGCGTGAGTTTAATCTTGATCTCATAGCCACAGCTCCGACTGTAACCTATCAAGTAGTATGCACTGATGGGACTACGCTAAATATCCAAAATCCAAGCGAACTACCACCAACTAATAAAATAGAGCATATAAAAGAGCCATATGTCAAGGCTACTATTATCACTCCAAGTGAGTTTTTAGGCAATATCATCACTCTTTTAAATTCACGCCGTGCTATCCAAACTAAGATGGATTATATCACCACTTCAAGAGTGCTTTTAGAGTATGATATACCGATGAATGAGATAGTTATGGACTTTTATGATAAGCTAAAGAGCGCTACAAAAGGCTATGCTAGTTTTGATTATGAGCTAGGCGAGTATAGGGTTGGAAATTTAGTTAAGCTAGATATAAAAGTAGCTGGCGAGACAGTCGATGCTCTCTCCATCATAGTTCCTGAAGAAAAGGCGATGAGCAAGGGTAGAGACTTTGTAAAAGCAATGAAGGAGATAGTCCCAAGACAGCTTTTTGAGGTGGCTATCCAAGCAAGTATAGGTAGCAAGATAATTGCTAGAGAGACAGTCAAATCAATGGGTAAAAATGTAACCGCAAAGTGCTATGGTGGCGATATAACTCGCAAAAGAAAGCTCCTTGAAAAGCAAAAAGAGGGTAAAAAGCGTATGAAGGCTATTGGCAAGGTTACTTTGCCTAGTGAGGCATTTTTAAGCGTGCTTAAGATAGATTAA
- a CDS encoding cytochrome b/b6 domain-containing protein, protein MGLGVIKSYIYSFAARFSHIALILGLAISYLLSEFDGLLYFHAAFGVIFGVAIIFRIIWGFIGTKYSKFSDFKFSGLGGYFLSFFSKKEKFIGHNPASSIAIIIMLSLGFICVISGLMLYGIDENSGIFAFLYNNYNELKFVKSIHEVSANLLLIVAIIHICGALIDKFIHKNDALNSMITGYKLTKNDESVKANLAQKIFCLVWILAIIAAFLYILNRDNFILKSHALKVDYSSQNAVFAKECGSCHMLYPPFLLPKKSWEIMMANLENHFGDDASIDEEANQNILNFLLANSAQMNSNKTAFNILKYAKNDQNIAITQNEYWIKKHRKIDEKVFLRDDIKSKANCTACHKDIQNGIIQKSLIDYEKIKRF, encoded by the coding sequence ATGGGGCTTGGCGTGATTAAGAGCTATATTTACAGTTTTGCGGCGAGATTTTCTCATATTGCATTGATACTTGGTCTTGCTATATCATATTTGCTTAGCGAATTTGATGGTTTGCTATATTTTCACGCCGCTTTTGGCGTGATATTTGGCGTAGCGATTATATTTAGGATAATTTGGGGATTTATCGGGACAAAATACTCTAAATTTAGCGATTTTAAATTTAGCGGATTAGGCGGATATTTCCTATCTTTTTTTAGCAAAAAAGAGAAATTTATCGGGCACAATCCCGCCTCAAGCATAGCAATCATAATTATGCTAAGCCTTGGATTTATCTGCGTTATATCTGGGCTTATGCTCTATGGAATAGATGAAAATAGCGGAATTTTTGCATTTTTATACAATAATTATAATGAGCTTAAATTTGTAAAATCCATACACGAAGTATCGGCAAATCTGCTTTTAATAGTGGCTATTATCCATATTTGTGGGGCTTTGATAGATAAATTCATACATAAAAATGATGCTTTAAACTCTATGATAACAGGCTATAAACTAACTAAAAATGATGAGAGCGTAAAGGCAAATTTAGCTCAAAAAATCTTTTGCTTAGTGTGGATTTTAGCCATAATTGCTGCTTTTTTATATATTTTAAATAGGGATAATTTTATATTAAAATCTCACGCTTTAAAGGTGGATTATAGCTCACAAAATGCCGTATTTGCCAAAGAGTGTGGAAGCTGCCATATGCTCTATCCGCCATTTTTACTACCTAAAAAATCATGGGAGATAATGATGGCAAATTTGGAAAATCACTTTGGCGATGATGCTAGCATAGATGAAGAGGCAAATCAAAATATATTAAATTTTTTACTTGCTAATTCTGCTCAAATGAATAGCAATAAAACAGCATTTAATATACTAAAATATGCCAAAAACGACCAAAATATAGCCATAACTCAAAATGAATATTGGATAAAAAAGCATAGAAAAATAGATGAAAAAGTATTTTTAAGAGATGATATAAAATCTAAGGCAAACTGCACCGCTTGCCATAAAGATATACAAAATGGCATAATCCAAAAAAGCTTGATAGATTACGAGAAAATAAAGCGATTCTGA
- a CDS encoding ComF family protein, with protein MRCLKCAKISFKMICKDCQNILSEYEQGCRLVDGFKVYYFYKYSDIKELLATKHHLHGSFVISHLASLSLAKFASEFSFGSKVAVVALDDNIKSGYSHTAILAKALSNSELSPIYRALRAINEVKYAGKSLEFRRKNPRKFQLLKQIKYPVILVDDIITTGSSMLEAKKVLAKAGINVLFGLVLADARE; from the coding sequence ATGCGATGCCTTAAATGTGCTAAAATATCGTTTAAAATGATATGTAAAGATTGCCAAAATATACTTAGCGAGTATGAGCAAGGCTGTAGATTAGTAGATGGATTTAAGGTATATTATTTTTATAAATATAGCGATATTAAGGAGTTGCTAGCTACTAAGCACCATTTGCATGGCTCTTTTGTTATTTCGCATTTGGCTAGTCTTAGTTTAGCTAAATTTGCTAGTGAGTTTAGCTTTGGGAGTAAGGTGGCAGTAGTAGCGCTTGATGATAATATAAAAAGTGGCTACTCTCACACTGCGATTTTAGCCAAAGCCCTATCAAATTCAGAATTATCCCCTATTTATAGAGCTTTACGAGCTATAAATGAAGTCAAATATGCTGGAAAATCTCTAGAGTTTCGCCGTAAAAATCCACGCAAATTTCAGCTTTTAAAGCAGATTAAATATCCCGTAATCTTAGTAGATGATATTATAACTACTGGCTCTAGTATGCTAGAGGCTAAAAAGGTATTAGCAAAAGCTGGGATAAATGTGCTTTTTGGCTTAGTTTTAGCAGACGCTAGAGAGTAG
- the dcd gene encoding dCTP deaminase: MGLKSDKWIRQMSLDHKMITPFCEENIGRGVVSYGLSSYGYDIRVGNEFKIFTNVGGTVVDPKNFDEKNVVDFIGDVCIVPPNSFALARTVEYFIMPRDTLAICLGKSTYARCGIIVNVTPFEPGFEGHITIEISNTTPLPAKIYANEGIAQVLFLQGDEICEVSYADKNGKYQSQTGITLPRILQ; encoded by the coding sequence ATGGGTTTAAAAAGCGATAAATGGATACGCCAAATGAGTTTAGATCACAAGATGATAACACCATTTTGTGAAGAGAATATAGGTCGTGGAGTCGTAAGCTACGGGCTTTCAAGCTATGGGTATGATATTAGAGTTGGTAATGAGTTTAAAATTTTTACAAATGTAGGCGGAACTGTGGTAGATCCAAAAAATTTTGATGAGAAAAATGTGGTGGATTTCATAGGAGATGTCTGCATTGTGCCGCCAAATTCATTTGCGTTAGCTAGGACTGTGGAGTATTTTATAATGCCTAGGGATACTCTAGCTATATGCCTTGGCAAAAGCACATATGCAAGGTGTGGAATAATAGTGAATGTAACCCCATTTGAGCCTGGATTTGAAGGTCATATCACGATAGAAATTTCAAATACAACCCCACTTCCAGCTAAAATTTACGCCAATGAAGGGATAGCTCAAGTGCTATTTTTACAAGGAGATGAGATTTGTGAGGTAAGCTACGCTGATAAAAATGGCAAATATCAATCCCAAACAGGAATAACCCTACCAAGAATATTACAATAA